A section of the Rhizomicrobium sp. genome encodes:
- a CDS encoding urease subunit gamma: MHLTPREKDKLLIAMAAMVARRRRERNVKLNYPEAIALIADHVVEGARDGKSVAALMQEGATVLTKAEVMDGVAEMIDEVQVEATFPDGTKLVTVHNPIR; encoded by the coding sequence ATGCATCTGACGCCGCGCGAGAAGGACAAGCTGCTGATCGCCATGGCCGCGATGGTCGCGCGCCGCCGCCGCGAGCGGAACGTCAAGCTCAACTATCCGGAGGCCATCGCGCTGATCGCCGATCACGTCGTGGAGGGCGCGCGCGACGGCAAGTCCGTGGCGGCGCTGATGCAGGAGGGCGCGACCGTCCTCACGAAGGCCGAGGTGATGGACGGCGTCGCCGAGATGATCGACGAGGTCCAGGTCGAGGCGACCTTTCCCGACGGGACCAAGCTGGTCACCGTCCACAACCCGATCCGATAG
- a CDS encoding urease subunit beta — MIPGEILPAHGSIVLNEGQATLTIRVANSGDRPIQIGSHYHFYEVNDALVFERERTRGWRLDIPAGTAVRFEPGLERDVTLVPYRGGRLVYGFRNKVNGPV, encoded by the coding sequence ATGATCCCCGGCGAAATCCTGCCCGCACACGGCAGCATCGTTCTGAACGAGGGCCAGGCGACCTTGACGATCCGCGTCGCCAACAGCGGGGACCGCCCGATCCAGATCGGGTCCCACTACCATTTCTACGAGGTCAACGACGCGCTGGTGTTCGAGCGCGAGCGGACCAGGGGCTGGCGGCTCGACATCCCCGCCGGCACCGCGGTGCGCTTCGAACCGGGACTGGAGCGCGATGTGACCCTTGTGCCCTATCGCGGCGGACGCCTGGTCTACGGTTTCCGCAACAAGGTGAATGGACCCGTCTGA
- the ureC gene encoding urease subunit alpha — translation MPVTIDRAAYARMYGPTKGDRVRLADTDLVIEVEDDKAVYGEEVTFGGGKVIRDGMGQSRYGASACGADTVITNALIVDHMGIVKADVAIHDGRIVGIGKAGNPDIQPGVTIRIGAGTEIIAGERRILTAGGIDSHVHWISPQQAEDAIASGVTTMLGGGTGPAEGTNATTCTPGPWHIRRMLQAGERLPVNVGFFGKGNAQRSGGILIEQILAGACGLKLHEDWGSTPSAIDHCLTAADDCDVAVAIHTDTLNESGYIADTIAAIAGRTIHAFHTEGAGGGHAPDVIKLVGELNVLPSSTNPTRPYTVNTIDEHLDMLMVCHHLDRRIAEDVAFAESRIRRETIAAEDILHDIGAISMMSSDSQAMGRVGEVLIRTWQTADKMKKQRGRLPEETGDNDNLRVRRYIAKYTINPAITHGIAEHVGAVAVGKIADLVLWQPKFFGVKPDLVLKAGNIAYAAMGDPNASIPTPQPVHYRPMFAAYGGPIPKNSWMPSSSVTFVSKLALERGSLDKLNLQHTLLAVSGTRGVKKTDMVLNGATPKIEVDPETYEVRADGVLLTCEPASVLPMAQRYFLF, via the coding sequence ATGCCTGTCACGATCGATCGCGCGGCCTATGCCCGCATGTACGGACCGACCAAGGGCGACCGGGTGCGCCTGGCGGACACCGATCTCGTCATCGAGGTCGAGGACGACAAGGCGGTCTATGGCGAGGAGGTTACGTTCGGCGGCGGCAAGGTGATCCGCGACGGCATGGGGCAGAGCCGTTACGGCGCCTCGGCCTGCGGGGCGGACACGGTCATCACCAACGCCCTGATCGTCGACCATATGGGCATCGTGAAAGCCGACGTCGCGATCCATGACGGGCGCATCGTGGGAATCGGCAAGGCGGGCAATCCCGATATTCAACCGGGCGTCACCATCCGGATCGGAGCCGGCACGGAGATCATCGCCGGAGAGCGCCGCATCCTGACCGCCGGCGGCATCGACAGCCATGTCCACTGGATCAGCCCGCAGCAGGCCGAGGATGCCATCGCCTCCGGCGTCACGACGATGCTGGGCGGCGGCACCGGCCCGGCCGAGGGCACGAACGCGACGACCTGCACGCCGGGCCCGTGGCACATCCGCCGGATGCTGCAGGCGGGCGAGCGGCTTCCCGTCAATGTGGGATTCTTCGGCAAGGGAAACGCGCAGCGCAGCGGCGGAATCCTCATCGAACAGATCCTGGCCGGCGCCTGCGGCCTCAAGCTGCACGAGGATTGGGGCTCCACCCCCTCGGCCATCGACCACTGCCTGACGGCGGCGGACGACTGCGACGTCGCCGTCGCGATCCATACCGATACGCTGAACGAATCCGGTTATATCGCGGACACCATCGCGGCGATCGCCGGGCGCACCATCCACGCCTTCCATACCGAGGGCGCGGGCGGCGGGCATGCGCCGGATGTGATCAAGCTCGTCGGCGAACTCAACGTCCTGCCGTCGAGCACCAACCCGACGCGGCCCTACACGGTGAACACCATCGACGAGCATCTCGACATGCTGATGGTCTGCCACCATCTCGACCGGCGGATCGCCGAGGACGTCGCCTTCGCCGAAAGCCGCATCCGCAGGGAAACCATCGCCGCCGAGGACATCCTGCACGACATCGGCGCGATCTCGATGATGTCCTCGGACAGCCAGGCGATGGGGCGGGTCGGCGAGGTCCTCATCCGCACCTGGCAGACCGCCGACAAGATGAAGAAGCAGCGCGGGCGCCTTCCGGAGGAGACCGGCGACAACGACAATCTGCGCGTCCGCCGCTACATCGCCAAATACACGATCAACCCGGCGATCACGCACGGCATCGCCGAGCATGTCGGTGCGGTCGCGGTGGGCAAGATCGCAGACCTCGTGCTGTGGCAGCCGAAATTCTTCGGCGTGAAGCCGGACCTCGTGCTCAAGGCGGGAAACATCGCCTATGCCGCCATGGGCGATCCCAATGCCTCGATCCCGACACCGCAGCCGGTGCACTATCGGCCGATGTTCGCGGCCTATGGCGGGCCCATCCCGAAAAACAGCTGGATGCCGTCGAGCAGCGTGACCTTCGTCTCCAAACTGGCGCTGGAGAGAGGAAGCCTCGACAAGCTGAACCTGCAGCACACGCTTCTCGCGGTGTCGGGCACGCGCGGGGTGAAAAAAACCGACATGGTGCTCAACGGCGCGACGCCGAAGATCGAGGTCGATCCCGAAACCTATGAGGTGCGCGCCGACGGCGTGCTCCTCACCTGCGAGCCGGCGAGCGTGTTGCCGATGGCGCAGCGCTATTTCCTGTTCTGA
- a CDS encoding urease accessory protein UreE has translation MRRATKILPAGSWQKSVGVVKLAFDDRYRRRITLTDTAGEAFLLDLDKPRTLQHGEGLALEGGGVIQVVAADEPVADIHTHSVAEAARIAWHIGNRHIPVQVLKDGSLRIRDDHVLVEMIEGLGAHVHRHSAPFAPESGAYSVESTAHHHHDGHGHDH, from the coding sequence ATGCGGCGCGCGACAAAAATCCTTCCCGCCGGTTCCTGGCAAAAGAGCGTGGGCGTGGTGAAACTCGCCTTCGACGACCGCTATCGCCGCCGCATCACCCTGACCGACACGGCGGGCGAGGCCTTCCTGCTCGATCTCGACAAGCCGCGCACGCTCCAGCATGGCGAAGGCCTGGCGCTGGAAGGCGGCGGCGTGATCCAGGTCGTGGCGGCGGACGAGCCCGTCGCGGACATCCACACCCATTCGGTCGCCGAGGCCGCGCGCATCGCTTGGCATATCGGCAACCGCCATATCCCGGTGCAGGTGCTGAAAGACGGCTCCTTGCGCATCCGCGACGATCACGTGCTGGTCGAGATGATCGAGGGGCTGGGCGCCCATGTCCATCGCCACAGCGCGCCCTTCGCACCGGAGAGCGGCGCCTATAGCGTGGAGAGCACTGCGCATCACCATCATGACGGCCACGGCCATGACCACTGA
- a CDS encoding urease accessory UreF family protein, whose protein sequence is MTTDADALYRLMSWLSPGFPVGAFSYSHGIEYAVEAGLVRDEEGLRDWIDAGLAHEFGPVNGWMLRTAYDAVRRFDRVGLAAALEEARAFVPTLEFELEHRAQGQAFVTAFRAAWHNAEASGHLGRILDAGWVPYPSAIGIAAAYGAIPLEQAMVAFFHSVASNMVSAGIRLVPLGQTSGQRIIASLQPAAIATARAALRRDPADIGTAAPVVEWASIAHETQYTRLFRS, encoded by the coding sequence ATGACCACTGACGCCGACGCGCTCTACCGGCTGATGAGTTGGCTGTCGCCGGGCTTTCCGGTCGGCGCCTTCAGCTATTCGCACGGCATCGAATATGCCGTGGAGGCAGGATTGGTCCGCGACGAGGAAGGCTTGCGCGACTGGATCGACGCCGGCCTCGCGCACGAATTCGGCCCGGTCAATGGCTGGATGCTGCGCACGGCCTATGACGCCGTGCGGCGGTTCGACCGCGTGGGATTGGCGGCAGCCTTGGAAGAAGCGCGCGCCTTCGTGCCGACGCTGGAGTTCGAACTGGAACACCGCGCCCAGGGCCAAGCCTTCGTCACCGCGTTCCGCGCGGCCTGGCACAATGCCGAGGCGAGCGGCCATCTGGGGCGTATCCTGGATGCCGGTTGGGTACCCTATCCGTCCGCCATCGGCATCGCCGCGGCGTATGGCGCGATTCCACTCGAACAGGCCATGGTCGCATTCTTTCATTCGGTCGCGAGCAATATGGTATCCGCCGGTATCAGGCTCGTGCCCCTCGGCCAGACGAGCGGCCAGCGCATCATCGCGAGCCTTCAGCCCGCGGCGATCGCCACGGCGCGCGCCGCGCTGCGCCGTGATCCCGCCGACATCGGCACCGCCGCGCCTGTCGTCGAATGGGCCTCCATCGCCCACGAAACCCAGTACACGAGGCTGTTCCGCTCATGA
- the ureG gene encoding urease accessory protein UreG — translation MTTALRIGVGGPVGSGKTALMDRLCKAMRERYNIAAITNDIYTREDAEFLTRSGALAPERILGVETGGCPHTAIREDASINLAAVADMSVRFPGLDAIFIESGGDNLAATFSPELADITLYVIDVAAGDKIPRKGGPGITRSDLLIINKIDLAPYVGADLSVMDRDAKRMRGERPFVFTNLKTGQGLDTVVSFIRERGGLDVKRD, via the coding sequence ATGACCACCGCATTGCGCATCGGGGTAGGCGGGCCGGTCGGCTCGGGAAAGACGGCACTGATGGACAGGCTCTGCAAGGCGATGCGGGAGCGCTACAACATCGCCGCGATCACCAACGACATCTATACCCGCGAGGACGCCGAGTTCCTGACCCGGTCCGGCGCGCTGGCGCCCGAGCGCATCCTCGGCGTGGAGACCGGTGGCTGTCCGCACACCGCGATCCGCGAGGACGCCTCGATCAACCTCGCGGCGGTCGCCGACATGAGCGTGCGGTTTCCCGGCCTGGATGCGATCTTCATCGAGAGCGGCGGCGACAACCTCGCCGCCACCTTCTCCCCCGAACTGGCCGATATAACTCTCTATGTCATCGACGTCGCCGCCGGCGACAAGATTCCGCGCAAAGGCGGTCCAGGCATCACGCGGTCGGACCTCCTGATCATCAACAAGATCGACCTGGCGCCCTATGTGGGCGCGGACCTCTCGGTGATGGACCGTGACGCGAAGAGGATGCGCGGCGAGCGGCCTTTCGTGTTCACGAACCTGAAGACCGGCCAGGGGCTCGATACGGTGGTGAGCTTCATCCGCGAGCGCGGCGGGCTGGATGTGAAACGCGATTAG